DNA from Solanum stenotomum isolate F172 chromosome 3, ASM1918654v1, whole genome shotgun sequence:
tctttataatttacttattgaaagcaaaaatgcccaagatgaaaacatttatcttattgatttcatgtatatgagtgtctatgacaattctttgtgggactgaaaatgttattgtctcttccttctaggccaatatagtgaattttaaagttttattgatagtaaatttagtgatcgaaagttcagtaatttaagtcattctaactattttttttcgttttgaatggattgttgtcacttttttcacattttgaatgaattgtttcttttatttttgtgtatggttaataaccgaatcaaaccaaaccgaaaccgataaccaccaaaccgataaatgtatattatatttggtttggtttggttttgataattttaaaaccgattaaattggtttagttttggttttgaccaataaccgatccaaaccgacccgtgaacacccctaataaatagatacattaataagtatatttcttttaatttctttttcctcaatatggggtaatttttttacaatttttttttatattattatataggACTATAGGAGGATCAACCATTTCGCTTATGCGAGTTTGtccacaaattcaaaatttccacTAAAAGAGGTACGCAATACATTAATaattgtagacattgaaattttactAAATTTAGGATGAAGCTCTACAAACGAACCCAATTCAGGTTCTTAAAACCTTGAGATACATTACAGTTTCTTAGGGGTCACTTCGAGGTAAATCCTAGCTCacacatttaaaaaaaagtacatatTTTATTGAGGAGGgatcaaaaaaatttcataaactcatgaaatattcataaaaatcatgtcaatatattaaatattgtcTTTCTCAATGTTAAAGTAATCGGGATACAATAACTAAAATACAACACAAGTATCAAATTTATCATACCTTCGGGAAATACACTACTAATGATGAACctcaaatcattaaaaaaaaacatagaagaaataagaaaatacataaaattatacTCATAATCTTGATAAACAAAATCACTAGCTACTTCTTTGACAATTTACTGAATTTAAGATGAAGCTCTACAAACAAGCCCAATTCAGGTTCTTAAAACCTTAAGATACGTTAGAGGTTTTTAGAGCTTAGAGGCTAGTTCAAGCTAAAACCTAGCTTACACATATAAAAAAGAGTACATAGTTTACTAAGAAGGCATCAAAGAAATTCCATAAACTcttagaaaaattcataaaaatcagaccaatatattaaatattatttgtcTCAATGTTAAAGTAATCAAGAGACAATAactaaaatataacatataagtAGGTCCAAATTTATCTTATGTTCGAGAAatacatgtatatgagatacaAGATACGCGAGCGAGATATGAGAGTAACAAGCGAGATGCAAGCTAGGTAAgcgagatttgtctatgtatctcagatacttgcgaatccacttggatacaatgtatctagaacaaaatAAGCTTGATTTTAACCTAATTTAttccgagatacatgtatctagatgTATCTACTCTCAATGCTCTTCTTTCTACTTATTTTTTCATAGAAATCTTGACACTTTATGTTCCTCTCTGTTAGGCTTAAGTTATGGACATCTTGTTGGTCTCTTTAAACCCTAATCTCACCCTAACTTGTATTCAAAATTAGTTCATGAATCTCCTCTATTCTCTCATTTAGCTCCCAAGGTATTCTCCACTCCTTCCTAATCATGTTTTTTAGATTTAGAGAATCAGTCTCTAACTTGATATGGAATATGATCTCAATGCCTGCCATATTCCCTTTAATTCTGCAGCTACCATATATAACAATTGAAACTATAACTATCTATGGAGCGTAATTAAACAAGTTGTAGCTAAGGAGGCTTATTAAGTTTAATGTCTTTGTTAGTTATGAAATTTGACAAACACACTTAATAGGTTTAGGTATGAATCATTCAGATTCAGACCCCAATTAAGTGTAAACAAATAAGGTAGGTTTGAATTCAACCTTAAGGAttagaacaaaattttattattattttttgttttaaaacttagcatataaaatattatttttttatataaattatttggtTTCctatataaacttaaaatatattttcaatacaaTTATACATTAAAATCTACGATTTTCCATGATTTAATAATCGGTTTGTTAGACTATGTATAAGAGGAGGGGTAGGTCTGGTGTCCCAATTTGCACAATCAATTTAATAGGtttcatatttgaattaattctttctagctagatataaaaaaaaaattcattaatacATTTAATATCTACTTAGCTACTGTACGTAAATTGTCAAtcgttttattttatacatgGGATTTgagtatttttcttttcacaataaatttcaaagttaaataagtgaggttttattttttaattttctctgGACTTGTCTTAggtaacaaaattaaaataagtggaaatgaaattattgaaataCTAATTACTAACACTATGATTTTCTTGCATATAAACTAATTGAACTAAGATTATTCCAACTTTCATAATTTATCAACAGATAAAACTTTAATAGACATTATCCCcaaaaactttataaatatGTTTCGTACTTGCGAGTTAGctattattaaaagtaaaacttacataaatatcatAGTATCATAGTGTAAAATCTAAATTACCTTCTATCCCTATTGTTTCTGTAATTACATAAATTCCATATTTTTTAGGTATGTCGGATACATAATTAAGGATCCGGATACATTATTGTTGATACATTATGTATCAATCTGTTGCACttattaagggaaaaaaagatgaaaaatcaaatcaagaTCTCATAGTATCCATCTATTGCACTAATTAAGGggggaaaaattgaaaattaaattaagatcCCATAAATTACGCTATTTCATTCCAAATTATTGTCAAGAATTCAAAATCCTATAGTATAACaaaccaaaaaattcaaaaaataaagttcttcttcttgttcatcATTCTCTCTGTTTCATAAAAAAttttgtcgaaattttggatAAGCGAGGCgagttatgaaggatacaaaagtgatggaattgttgttggacaaacgatttcttttgtgaatcttcAAGTTTATCGAATATTCTTTcgattttgattcaagattgtcgaaaattttgagattcaaaattcttctccagttcattgaagatcctttcagttttgattcaaaattgttgaaaattttgagtttcaaaattattctcctagttcattgaagattctttcaattttgattcaaaattatcgaaaattttgagaagatacatcatgaagatcctttcaatttaaattgataagtgttgtatttactagatacattaaataagaaagtgttgcccataagattttaggtttgagatcaatacattattatttggtaattgttatgtatcagatacatttagtgtaaattcgaatttacgtatcataactaaaaaattagtgcatgatacattattatttatgtatcttattttgtttgagatcatgaatatcctttcaatttaaattgataagtgtgGTATTTTtcctagatacattaaataagaaagtgttgcctataagattttaagtttgagaccgatacattattgtttggtaattgttatgtattagatacatttagtataaatttgaatttacgcATCATAACTAAAAAACTAGtgtatgatacattattatttatgtatcttattttgtttgagaaatattatattttaaaattaaaaaaaatacattatacatgtaaaaaatacattataccttaaatatgaacattatacattgcataaaacaaaGGTTATTGTAGCAGTGATGTATCAGATTTATGATAACACTAACAAAGACTAATTTAAGACTCAAAATAAAcgagatacattaaaaatatgtatcttTGATAGTGATGGGCCGTGCAATGGCAGATccaacttttttcttcttttttttatggaCGTTTTTCAATAATAGagacattaaaagaaaataaatacttttcaagaaaaattttCAACGACAATATGATTAACTAAAATGGCAAAGgttcaataaaatttcaatgAGAAAAGGGATCGgaggtaattttatttttattttttaagatgaaaaaattaaaaaatactaataaaagaaatcaaaaattgaAGTGATGAAAAGAAATCTACctcttgaataatttgaaatcattaattggaaatagaaaagatttgaaattcaaaaatagactAATTGATAAACTTGAGAGAGACAccttttgaaaatcaaaatgaatttgaaatttgtaacTGCTAAAGAAGTGGAGAGAATTTAGGGATAAAATGGAGTGAAATGGGGAGTGAAAAACGTGGGTGTAGGCTGAAAATAGGAGTGATATGTATCCGGAAGATTTTATGAATTGGGGGAATttagggatttttgaaatttttaaaaaaggtagggataaatggatattaagataagtaaatgtgtgtatataagtaattttcccttattaaaatcttcaaatttcCTAATTACCTTAACAAGATAAGACTAGTAATAAATATATGGAAAATTAtctaaatacacaacttatttttatcatattttctaaaatttcttACCATTTGAAAAACTTACAAAAATTCTTACTCTCTTCTATTCTTGGATACATCACTTTGCACGATGTATCGAGACATGCACAATGTATCAGGGAtgttgagtgatgtatccgaacTCAAGATGTAATGTATTGGGACGTTGAGCTATGCATCAACAAAAACCCAGTGTAAATATATACAAGTTATACATACACTAGTTCCCAACTCCCACCCACCCCACCAGCCTACACAAGTGATAGAAAATAGAATTGGAGAAATATAAAGACTTGGATCCAGCAAAATTTGAGCTgtataaaatacatattttctgCTGATATATATAGGAGTTACGGAAGCCATAAGTTATTTTGGCGTATCGAGCTCGAGGTTTgagaataaaattatataagcgtattttatttttaaattagaatttttcgatacaaattctaattaattgaACTCATTATAATGAATATTGAATGGGAAATCAAAAGTATAAGTTAATGAGTATTTTGATGATTAGAGTTTTGAGAATATAGGTATAGAAGCGTTTTTACCTAAGTGTCCAAAATGAGATTTTCTATTCTGAATCTGAACTAGACAAACTCTAAAATGAATATTAGGAAATAAGAAGAATAAGTAATAcgttattttatcatattccTAATAAGAAGAATAAGTAATACGTTATTTTATCATATCAACTTCAAGATTTAAAAATAGAGTTATCGGGTTTGAGCCCCTACAACTACCTAACATACATTGgaatggagaaaaaaaagataaataaattatttatatatatttatacaagAAATTTAAACATACACCAACATGAATTGTCGTGAGATCactataacaaattaaaaaaattgtgtgaattATTAGCgacaataataaatatgaatattgatAATCTGTACTTTACATAAATGTTGTTACATGATTTAGCAATTCTAGTTACaatgatattaactcaattgtcACTAAATATTTTTACGTCAATAAATATTGTTGCCACTAAATGTCTCTTTTGTTGTAGTGGATGGTTGAGATCCCTCTACCCTTAATCAGATATCTCAAATTCGAGTCCTTgaaaatgtaaagaaaaatCATGTTAGGAGCACGCCTCATAAATGAGTCATGTAATGTAGAAATATGAATTTAGTTGGACCACAATACAAATATCGAACATACATACCCTCCCCACTCCCCTCTCCCTcttgtttctctctcttcaacaATATCATTAACACCATCACCTCTTTCTCTCCCGCCATTAAATGCTATTTGCATCCTCTATATGCACTCTACATTAACTCCTCTTTATTTCACACATTTCTTCTTATCTCTCTATTagcttcccttttttttttctctcccaTATTCTCATCTCCCTTTCtttgttcttccttttttcctCAAGAAAAATTCTTCTTAAAATTCTATTCacacataaaaaagaaaaccaaaaagtGGTTTTCTTGTTTACTACATACttacttttttccttttggtTGAAAAGTTAgatctaaaccctaaaaacttcAAGAGGGTTTTGTGTTCTTATAATACTTTTACTTGCAAGGCTTCAAAGATTGTGAGTTACTATATACTTtcatgttttcttcttcttcttcttctttttgagaAATTTCTAAGTTTTATTTAGTTCAAAAAATTGCTCTAGATATGCTTTGtccatactttttttttcaccaaaataaataaataaatacaaaacatCATATATGTTCATAACttggactcttttttttttttttttttaaagatgaatttaaaaaaaatgcatatcAAAATACAACTTGATTTGCAACTTTCAAATACACTTATCAAtttatatgaatatattttttttatgtccaaACACTTATTTATCTTgactactaatttatttttatgtagaaTGAAAATTATGGCTGAAGTTGGAGTACTCTATAGAAATATTCGTGGATGTTATCTGAAGATAATAACATAAGTAAGGGGGTGGGAAAGACATTTTTTGGACTTTGGGTCCTCAGAGTGTCAActctctttattatttttttcctaaaaatttctcaaatttaGTCCTTTTTTTGGGCATATCAAAACAGACATGAGAGAGAGAGTGGAAAAAAAGTCTTTTTGTTTGACATCTCAAAAACCAAAAGTCAAATTTTCCCATttgttttttagaaaaacaaaaaacaaaaaaaatacaacaactaacaaaatacaaaaaggAGAAGTCTTTCTAGGGTTTTCATGAAGGACTTCACTAACTCTCCATATTCTTTATCATATCTAGTATTCCGAGTTTATTTcgatttaatataatttttactaGCAttattcctttctttttttctctctatctACTTTCGAAATCAGATCCAGAATTTAAAGGTTATAAGTTCTTATATGCTAACAAGTTACACGGATCATAAATATcgtgtaattaaaaaaaaaagaacttggTCTTCATTTCCTTAGGTTTTGTTTAATTTATCCACCTTTATAGTAActaaaatgttaaaattttttgttttgtttttgcaGGTAACAAATCCATAGCTTAGCAAGAAGGatattattataagtgaaaAATGTTTCAGCCAAACATGTTTGATAAGAGCCACTATCATCTATTCGATGACATATCTGACGTTGTGAATTCTGATTTTCTACTTTAAGTTACACATATCATAAAACTCGAAAAAAAGAACACAAGTAGGTTTTGTCAATCTTCATTTATCCTaagttgtttttttaatttatccacatttatataaagtatttaactaattaatgtacttacaattttatttttatttctattacaGGTTACAAACTCATAGCTTATCAAGAAaggatatattttttgtaatatttagAAGTGAAAAATGTTTCAGCCAAATATGTTTGAGAGCCACCATCATTTACTTGATATGTCACATAAATCACCAGAAAATGATTTGGATTTACTTAGAGATAATGATGAATTTGAGAGCAAATCAATGGCAGATATTATGGAAAATAATCCTTCTGGTGATGATCAAGAAGCTGATCCTAATCAACGTCCAAATAAAAAGAAACGTTATCATCGTCATACACAACTACAAATTCAAGAAATGGAATCGTAAgtactcttttatatatataacttttataCATAGTCAGtataaaacaaaagaatttTAGAGCCGTTTGGACatagaaagtttttttttttttcaaatttaagcTAAATATATGTTCAAACGCCTACTAATTTTTCTACTAGTAGATTGTTGtggtatttttaaaaataattgacaaattgattatgttaaaattcttttatacTATCAGAATATTATCTACAAAATATGAGACACTACACGTAAATTAGTTTGgttgaatattttataaaaattcacaagatatatttttctaatttttttcagGTTTTTTAAAGAGTGTCCTCATCCAGATgataaacaaagaaaagaattagGAAAAAGATTAGGGTTAGAGCCTTTGCAAGTGAAATTTTGGTTCCAGAACAAACGTACTCAAATGAAGGTAAGGTCATTTCTCTTTTCAGTCGATTTTTCAAGTTAATTCTTTGAATGGTTACTTAAGTATATAGTATTGTCTTATTTTTCAGATTACTAATCTCATTTTATTAGCAGATTTGATATTGACTTGTTgctttctttaataatattttggatttatCGTAGATTTATatttcagtaaaaaaaaaagagattaacATTTATACtgttgtttttatatatttaacttattatctattttatttttatttgatacaaaGATTACATGTATCGAACTTTAATGGAGaaaataaatgatgaaaatttatatttatagttCACCTCAACTTGTTTACTATATATTGAGGTGTATTGTTATTGAATTGAAGTGTGGAAGCAGTAATTAATACTTGTATTAGTATTCCTTAGGATGCGATTCTTTTTCAAATCCTACATGAATATGAAATTTTATGCACtcaagacttttttttttttctaaaaaagaagataaagtaGTTAATTAGTGAGTGGATATATAATAATTACATTAGGGTAGACTATATTTGTATCACACCCCTTAAAATGCAACCCTTCTCCAGATTCTACATGAACGTACGATACTTTGTACATATCAGAttgttcttttattattttatttatttagtggTCTAATTAATTCGTATTTAATTATCATTTGTAGGCGCAACATGAACGCCATGAGAACTCAGAATTGAGAGCTGAAAATGAGAAGCTTCGTGCTGATAATATAAGGTATAAAGAAGCACTTGGCAATGCTACCTGCCCGAATTGTGGCGGGCCTGCTTCCATTGGGGAAATGTCATTCGATGAGCAACATTTGAGGATTGAGAACGCTCGTCTTAGAGAAGAGGTACCACAATATCACTGTTCAAAAAATacgataaataaattttgtagttAAATAGTAATATTTGTAGAACAACATAGTTATTATCGTGCCACCTATAAATAATGAGTTTGAGTTGTGGAATTAAATACTAATGTTTGCATCAGGTAGGCTGCTCCGAGGCAAAACTAGAGTTTGAATTTTATGTCTTCTAAATACTAGGATAGTCACATCAAATGTTAGTAACtatattctaaattttaatttttctacaAATTTAGGGatcttttttcaaataaattaataaatataaatatagaattcGAACCTATAGTTTCTGGTTTCACCCCTAATGCTTTCTATATTACACCCCCTCAATTGTGGCCTTCCCTCAACTTGTTCATATACACGAGGTTTTTGGTGTATCAAGCTGTCCTTTTTATAcaataacttattttatgtttttattatcTTTCAGATTGATAGAATATCAGGAATTGCTGCAAAATATGTTGGGAAGCCCATGCTTACATATCCTAATCTTCCTATCGGCCCGACCCGTTCACTCGATATCGGTGTGGGTAGTTTTGGGCCTCAAACGGGCCTTGTTGGAGAAATGTACAGTGCTGGTGACCTTCTAAGGTCAGTTTCAGGCCCAATAGATGCTGATAAGCCCATGATCATTGAACTTGCTGTTGCAGCTATGGAAGAATTTGTAAGAATGGCCCAAACTGGAGAGCCCTTATGGATTACAGGCCCAGGCCCAGATAATTCTATGGAGACGCTAGGTGAAGAGGAATATGTACGGACTTTTCCTCGAGGCATTGGGCCTAAGTCTTTGGGCCTAACAACTGAAGCCTCACGAGAATCTGCTGTTGTTATTATGAATCACATCAATTTAGTTGAAATCCTAATGGACGTGGTACgactcttctttttttatttttttgttgttggagCTTTTTCGTGTTTTAGTTAAGTGTAATTTTATCAGGATTTTATTTCCACCTTAAAAAAGATCATTTTAACCTTgtcttttttataataaatttatttttgatctTCAATAATGTCTTTATTAGTACTAATTATTACTATGTTTTATTATATAATGTGGTATTGAATTCAGAACCAATGGACAAATGTTTTTGCTGGACTAGTATCAAGAGCATTGACATTAGATGTCTTATCAACTGGAGTAGCTGGAAATTACAATGGAGCTTTACAAGTGGTATGATTTAAAATTCTACTTCTTTTCATCGAGTTTAACTTCTGTATCGTGAcagtataaaaaaatatcataattggGCTTGAAAAATAAGACATGTTACCTGCTACAACAAATGTAACATGTATGATTTCTAGATGATATATTCTAATTGGCGTGTACTTTTGTtacatttttatctttagatgACAGCTGAGTTCCAGGTCCCTTCACCATTGGTTCCAACGCGCGAAAATTATTTTGTGAGATACTGTAAGCACCATGCTGATGGAACATGGGCTGTTGTTGATGTCTCCTTGGACAATTTACGACCTACTTCAGTGTCGCGTGGTAGAAGAAGGCCATCGGGTTgtttaattcaagaattacctAATGGTTACTCCAAGGTAAAACCACTTTGAATATCTAAAAATGCTCATAGAGGCAGATTCAATATTAGAAGTTACATATGTACATATACTTGTATAAATAGAGTTACATAT
Protein-coding regions in this window:
- the LOC125859314 gene encoding homeobox-leucine zipper protein MERISTEM L1-like; translated protein: MFQPNMFESHHHLLDMSHKSPENDLDLLRDNDEFESKSMADIMENNPSGDDQEADPNQRPNKKKRYHRHTQLQIQEMESFFKECPHPDDKQRKELGKRLGLEPLQVKFWFQNKRTQMKAQHERHENSELRAENEKLRADNIRYKEALGNATCPNCGGPASIGEMSFDEQHLRIENARLREEIDRISGIAAKYVGKPMLTYPNLPIGPTRSLDIGVGSFGPQTGLVGEMYSAGDLLRSVSGPIDADKPMIIELAVAAMEEFVRMAQTGEPLWITGPGPDNSMETLGEEEYVRTFPRGIGPKSLGLTTEASRESAVVIMNHINLVEILMDVNQWTNVFAGLVSRALTLDVLSTGVAGNYNGALQVMTAEFQVPSPLVPTRENYFVRYCKHHADGTWAVVDVSLDNLRPTSVSRGRRRPSGCLIQELPNGYSKVTWIEHVEVDDRGVHNIYRPLVNSGLAFGAKRWVATLDRQCERLASAMANNIPTGDIGVITSPEGRKSMLKLAERLVMSFCAGVGASTAHTWTTLSGSGADDVRVMTRKSIDDPGRPPGIVLSAATSFWLPVPPKRVFDFLRDENSRSEWDILSNGGLVQEMAHIANGRDPGNCVSLLRVNSGNSSQSNMLILQESSTDSTGSYVIYAPVDIVAMNVVLSGGDPDYVALLPSGFAILPDGGGGIDVGTHGSLLTVAFQILVDSVPTAKLSLGSVATVNSLIKCTVERIKTAVACDNA